The Nasonia vitripennis strain AsymCx chromosome 5 unlocalized genomic scaffold, Nvit_psr_1.1 chr5_random0004, whole genome shotgun sequence genome includes a window with the following:
- the LOC103315635 gene encoding serine/threonine-protein phosphatase 6 regulatory ankyrin repeat subunit A-like — MTHRELVPLLDCAVVRNHVELTEMFLQNGADVNVRIAYQALERHNANVQAPMLLKHGANVWAKDKFGLNALHYVAASSVERSEMARLFIEKGISLDERGQIRHNQPIHLAAERGRSELVNLFADHSADVNSRANEWPEDDTFPLYLAAACRSPAAVEALLKRGANVNMKTKTGRTALHKAC; from the exons ATGACGCATCGCGAATTGGTACCGCTGCTGGACTGCGCGGTGGTGCGCAACCACGTCGAGTTAACGGAGATGTTTTTACAAAACGGAGCTGACGTCAACGTGAGAATTGCCTATCAAGCGCTCGAGAGGCACAATGCCAACGTACAGGCGCCGATGCTGCTGAAACACGGAGCCAACGTTTGGGCCAAAGATAAGTTTGGCTTGAACGCTCTGCACTACGTAGCCGCTTCCTCCGTGGAACGGTCCGAGATGGCCAGACTTTTCATCGAGAAAGGCATTTCACTGGACGAAAGAGGTCAGATCCGGCATAATCAGCCGATACACCTGGCTGCCGAGAGGGGAAGGAGCGAATTG GTGAACCTCTTCGCAGACCACAGTGCCGACGTGAATTCGCGAGCAAACGAATGGCCCGAAGACGACACGTTTCCGCTTTACCTCGCGGCTGCCTGCCGCAGTCCAGCGGCTGTGGAAGCTTTGCTCAAACGCGGCGCGAACGTCAACATGAAAACTAAGACCGGTCGCACTGCTTTACACAAAGCCTGCTAG